Proteins from a genomic interval of Nocardia sp. BMG51109:
- a CDS encoding glycine--tRNA ligase, producing MAPKSKVDTVANLAKRRGLVFPSGEIYGGTRSAWDYGPLGVELKENIKRQWWRSMVIGRDDVVGLDSSIILPRPVWVASGHVSVFNDPLVECLNCHKRHRQDHLQEAYAEKNGIDDPDTVPMTAVACPDCGTVGKWTEPRDFNMMLKTYLGPVESEDGLHYLRPETAQGIFVNFANVMTTARKKPPFGIAQIGKSFRNEITPGNFIFRTREFEQMEMEFFVAPGEDEQWHQYWIDTRLAWYTDLGINPENLRLYEHPKEKLSHYSTRTVDIEYRFVFQGSEWGELEGVANRTDFDLKTHSEHSGQELNYFDQATGERYIPYVIEPAAGLTRSLMAFLIDAYTEDEAPNAKGVLEKRTVLRLDRRLAPVKAAVLPLSRNADLSPKARDLAARLRKNWNVQFDDAQAIGKRYRRQDEIGTPFCITVDFDTLEDHAVTVRERDSMGQERIALDQVEGYLAQRLIGA from the coding sequence GTGGCACCCAAGTCGAAGGTCGACACCGTCGCCAACCTCGCCAAGCGCCGGGGTCTCGTCTTCCCCAGCGGCGAGATCTACGGAGGCACCAGGTCGGCATGGGACTACGGGCCCCTGGGTGTGGAGCTGAAGGAGAACATCAAGCGGCAGTGGTGGCGCTCGATGGTGATCGGCCGCGACGATGTGGTCGGCCTGGACTCGTCGATCATCCTGCCCCGTCCGGTGTGGGTCGCCTCCGGCCACGTCTCGGTGTTCAACGATCCGCTGGTCGAATGCCTCAACTGCCATAAGCGGCACCGGCAGGACCACCTGCAGGAGGCCTACGCGGAGAAGAACGGCATCGACGACCCGGACACGGTGCCGATGACCGCGGTCGCCTGCCCGGACTGCGGCACGGTCGGTAAGTGGACCGAGCCGCGCGACTTCAACATGATGCTCAAGACCTACCTCGGCCCGGTCGAGTCCGAGGACGGTCTGCACTATCTGCGGCCGGAGACCGCGCAGGGCATCTTCGTGAACTTCGCCAACGTGATGACCACCGCGCGCAAGAAGCCGCCGTTCGGCATCGCCCAGATCGGCAAGAGCTTCCGCAACGAGATCACGCCCGGCAACTTCATCTTCCGCACCCGCGAGTTCGAGCAGATGGAGATGGAGTTCTTCGTCGCGCCGGGCGAGGACGAGCAGTGGCACCAGTACTGGATCGACACCCGGCTGGCCTGGTACACCGACCTGGGCATCAACCCGGAGAACCTGCGGCTGTACGAGCATCCGAAGGAGAAGCTGTCGCACTATTCGACCCGCACGGTCGATATCGAGTACCGCTTCGTATTCCAGGGCAGCGAGTGGGGCGAGCTGGAGGGCGTCGCCAACCGCACCGACTTCGACCTGAAGACTCATTCGGAGCATTCGGGCCAGGAGCTGAACTATTTCGATCAGGCCACCGGCGAGCGGTACATCCCGTACGTGATCGAGCCGGCGGCGGGCCTGACCCGCTCGCTGATGGCGTTCCTGATCGACGCCTACACCGAGGACGAGGCCCCGAATGCCAAGGGCGTCCTGGAGAAGCGCACGGTGCTGCGGCTGGATCGGCGGCTGGCGCCGGTGAAGGCGGCCGTACTTCCGTTGTCGCGCAACGCCGATCTGTCGCCCAAGGCGCGCGATCTGGCCGCGCGGTTGCGCAAGAACTGGAACGTGCAGTTCGACGACGCTCAGGCGATCGGTAAGCGGTACCGCCGCCAGGACGAGATCGGCACCCCGTTCTGCATCACGGTCGACTTCGATACGCTCGAGGATCATGCGGTGACCGTGCGCGAGCGGGATTCCATGGGGCAGGAGCGGATTGCGCTGGACCAGGTGGAGGGTTATCTGGCGCAGCGGTTGATCGGGGCCTGA
- a CDS encoding NYN domain-containing protein has product MTGENATRLAVLIDADNAQPGIADGLLAEVAKYGTAHVKRAYGDWTSPNLKGWKDQLLEQSIQPIQQFGYTTGKNATDSAMIIDAMDLLYTGNLDGFVIVSSDSDFTRLASRIRESGLTVYGFGQRKTPSPFVAACDKFIYTENLTDTAEEAPAKTRKTAANQLKGDARLMNLLRNAVDAASDDSGWAALSGVGSIINKQRPDFDPRTYGYGKLGELFAATTLFDLTGRSPGEGKPEVTYVRDIRHRSDR; this is encoded by the coding sequence GTGACCGGCGAGAACGCGACCAGGCTTGCGGTGCTGATCGATGCGGACAATGCACAGCCGGGGATCGCGGACGGGCTGCTCGCGGAGGTCGCCAAGTACGGCACCGCGCATGTCAAGCGGGCCTACGGCGACTGGACGAGCCCGAACCTCAAGGGCTGGAAGGACCAGCTGCTCGAGCAGTCCATTCAGCCCATCCAGCAGTTCGGGTACACGACGGGCAAGAACGCCACCGATTCGGCGATGATCATCGACGCGATGGATCTGCTCTACACCGGCAACCTGGACGGCTTCGTGATCGTGTCCAGCGACAGCGATTTCACCCGGCTGGCCAGCCGCATCCGCGAATCCGGGCTGACCGTCTACGGTTTCGGCCAGCGCAAGACACCGTCCCCCTTCGTCGCCGCGTGCGACAAGTTCATCTACACCGAAAACCTCACCGACACAGCCGAAGAGGCCCCCGCCAAGACGCGCAAGACGGCAGCCAATCAGTTGAAGGGCGACGCCCGGCTGATGAATCTGCTGCGCAACGCCGTCGACGCGGCCTCCGACGACTCGGGCTGGGCAGCGCTGTCCGGCGTCGGCTCCATCATCAACAAGCAGCGCCCCGACTTCGATCCGCGCACCTACGGCTACGGCAAGCTCGGCGAGTTGTTCGCGGCGACAACGCTGTTCGATCTGACCGGCCGGAGTCCGGGGGAAGGTAAACCCGAGGTCACGTACGTGCGCGACATCCGGCATCGATCGGACAGGTAA
- a CDS encoding TetR/AcrR family transcriptional regulator yields MTEAEPTETRPTETRPERRRYDSLRRQAQARHTRAEIAEAARRLFVTQGWAATTVRDVARAAGVSVPTVYAAYTNKPGLVWALVEAADLSADMPRMLAGLEGSADPGRQLAAMAGYDRRLFERAGDLIGLIREAGRTEPELADVYRRGRRLADETRVEVFSSWPEETLRTDLDIPAAVDIFAALCNIDVYTTLTIERGWSPDRVERWWTETLSRELLR; encoded by the coding sequence ATGACCGAGGCAGAACCGACGGAGACACGGCCGACGGAAACACGGCCGGAACGCCGGCGCTACGACTCGCTGCGCAGACAGGCGCAGGCGCGGCACACCCGCGCCGAGATCGCCGAGGCCGCCCGCCGGCTGTTCGTCACGCAGGGCTGGGCGGCCACGACCGTGCGCGACGTGGCGCGCGCGGCCGGTGTGTCCGTGCCGACCGTCTACGCCGCGTACACCAACAAGCCGGGCCTGGTCTGGGCGCTGGTGGAGGCGGCCGACCTGTCCGCCGACATGCCACGGATGCTGGCCGGTCTGGAGGGCTCGGCCGACCCCGGCCGGCAGCTCGCCGCGATGGCGGGCTACGACCGCAGGCTGTTCGAGCGGGCCGGTGACCTCATCGGGCTGATCCGCGAGGCGGGCCGCACCGAACCCGAGCTGGCGGACGTCTACCGGCGCGGACGCAGGCTCGCCGACGAGACGCGCGTCGAGGTCTTCTCCTCCTGGCCCGAGGAGACGCTGCGCACCGACCTCGACATCCCGGCCGCCGTCGACATTTTCGCGGCCCTGTGCAACATCGACGTCTATACGACCCTGACCATCGAACGAGGCTGGTCTCCGGACCGGGTCGAGCGCTGGTGGACCGAGACCCTGTCCCGCGAACTGCTCCGCTGA
- a CDS encoding helix-turn-helix transcriptional regulator has protein sequence MTADSGVPGRRSRVAVEAPTPIPHDPYPYRAPSAPAVPPRGILDNAGELLRALAAPVRIAIVLQLRESPRCVHELVDTLGVTQPLVSQHLRILKSAGVVRGERTGREVIYELVDDHLARIVVDAVAHAEEG, from the coding sequence ATGACCGCCGACAGTGGTGTCCCCGGACGGCGAAGCCGCGTCGCCGTGGAGGCACCCACCCCCATTCCGCACGACCCGTATCCGTATCGGGCCCCGTCCGCTCCGGCGGTGCCGCCCCGCGGCATCCTGGACAACGCGGGCGAGTTGCTACGCGCGCTGGCGGCGCCGGTGCGCATCGCGATCGTGCTGCAGCTGCGCGAGTCACCGCGCTGCGTCCACGAGCTGGTCGATACGCTGGGCGTGACGCAGCCTCTGGTGAGCCAGCATCTGCGTATCTTGAAGTCGGCGGGCGTGGTGCGCGGGGAGCGCACCGGGCGCGAGGTGATCTACGAACTCGTCGATGACCACCTGGCGCGCATCGTCGTCGATGCCGTAGCACATGCCGAGGAAGGGTGA
- a CDS encoding MBL fold metallo-hydrolase, whose product MIAIDTPYTGHVAPGSNPQQRDVPGARIVKMSVGPMDNNCYLVQDAATGAALFIDAANEAGRILELLGQEAAERLELIVTTHQHPDHWQALDKVAAETGIATAAHELDAGPLPVRPDRLLAEGETVRVGELALEVIHLRGHTPGSVALALTDGAGRTHLFTGDSLFPGGVGRTTSPADFDSLYSDVTGKLFDRYGDDTAVYPGHGDDTTLGAERPQLAEWRQRGW is encoded by the coding sequence GTGATCGCGATCGATACCCCGTACACCGGGCATGTGGCGCCGGGCTCGAATCCGCAGCAGCGCGACGTTCCGGGCGCGCGCATCGTGAAGATGTCCGTCGGCCCGATGGACAACAACTGCTATCTGGTGCAGGATGCCGCCACGGGCGCGGCGCTGTTCATCGATGCGGCCAACGAGGCCGGCCGGATCCTCGAGCTGCTCGGGCAGGAGGCGGCCGAGCGGCTGGAGCTGATCGTCACCACCCACCAGCACCCCGACCACTGGCAGGCGCTGGACAAGGTCGCCGCCGAGACCGGAATCGCCACCGCCGCCCACGAACTCGACGCCGGCCCGCTGCCGGTGCGGCCCGATCGGCTGCTGGCGGAGGGCGAGACGGTGCGCGTCGGCGAGCTCGCGCTGGAGGTGATCCACCTGCGCGGGCACACCCCGGGCTCGGTGGCGCTGGCGCTCACCGACGGCGCCGGGCGCACGCACCTGTTCACCGGTGACTCGCTGTTCCCGGGCGGCGTCGGCCGCACCACCTCGCCGGCGGATTTCGATTCCCTCTACAGCGACGTCACCGGCAAGCTGTTCGACCGTTACGGCGACGACACGGCGGTCTATCCGGGCCACGGCGACGACACCACCCTCGGTGCCGAACGCCCGCAGCTGGCCGAGTGGCGACAGCGCGGTTGGTGA
- a CDS encoding isoprenyl transferase, which translates to MIGNRTQSAARPARTIRPPSPHPSGATPPALPREFVPRHVALVMDGNGRWAQDRGLPRTAGHEKGEAVLMDTVEGCIEIGVKWLSAYAFSTENWRRSPDEVRFLMGFNRDVIRRRRDEMHEMGVRVRWAGRRPRLWRSVIKELEIAEELTRDNTVMNLTMCVNYGGRAEIADAAREIGRRVAAGELDPESIDQDTFARYLDEPDMPDVDLFLRPSGELRSSNFLIWQSAYAEFVYQNTLFPDFDRRNLWEACVEYAKRDRRFGGVK; encoded by the coding sequence GTGATCGGTAATCGCACCCAGTCCGCCGCTCGGCCCGCCCGCACGATTCGCCCGCCGTCTCCGCACCCGTCGGGCGCGACCCCGCCTGCCCTGCCGAGGGAGTTCGTCCCCCGGCACGTGGCGCTTGTGATGGACGGCAACGGGCGCTGGGCGCAGGACCGCGGCCTGCCGCGCACCGCCGGGCACGAGAAGGGCGAGGCGGTGCTGATGGACACCGTCGAGGGCTGTATCGAGATCGGCGTGAAATGGCTGTCGGCCTATGCCTTTTCGACCGAGAACTGGCGCCGCAGCCCCGATGAGGTGCGCTTCCTGATGGGCTTCAACCGCGACGTGATCCGCCGCCGCCGCGACGAGATGCACGAGATGGGTGTGCGGGTGCGCTGGGCGGGCCGGCGACCGCGGTTGTGGCGCAGCGTGATCAAGGAACTGGAGATCGCCGAGGAACTCACCAGGGACAATACGGTGATGAACCTCACCATGTGCGTCAATTACGGCGGTCGCGCCGAAATCGCCGACGCCGCACGGGAAATCGGGCGCCGGGTGGCGGCGGGCGAACTGGATCCGGAGTCGATCGACCAGGACACCTTCGCCCGGTACCTCGACGAGCCGGACATGCCCGACGTGGACCTGTTCCTGCGGCCGTCCGGCGAGTTGCGCAGCTCCAACTTCCTGATCTGGCAGTCGGCCTACGCCGAATTCGTCTACCAGAACACGCTGTTCCCGGACTTCGATCGCCGCAACCTGTGGGAGGCATGCGTCGAGTACGCCAAGCGCGACCGCCGGTTCGGTGGCGTGAAGTGA
- a CDS encoding TetR/AcrR family transcriptional regulator produces the protein MPRVSEEHLERRRQQILDAAEVCFAHKGFHATSMQDVFAESGLSAGAVYRYFKSKDELVMALATDAMHLLGGVLDEAIHRDPLPTPAELVATLTTEIARLSERTGRVRLAPQAWALGVTNDNVKPFVSTAIGTIRARWAEYAERMRAAGWLPPDADTEAVAKALIGILPGFMLQHLLLGDTTPDDLARGLNVILPDYRRIAESHE, from the coding sequence ATGCCCCGAGTCAGCGAGGAACACCTCGAACGCCGCCGTCAGCAGATTCTCGACGCAGCGGAGGTGTGCTTCGCGCACAAGGGCTTCCACGCCACGTCGATGCAGGACGTCTTCGCCGAGTCCGGGCTGTCGGCGGGGGCCGTGTACCGCTATTTCAAGAGCAAGGACGAGCTCGTCATGGCTCTGGCGACCGATGCCATGCACCTGCTGGGCGGAGTGCTCGACGAGGCCATCCATCGCGACCCGCTGCCGACCCCGGCCGAGCTGGTCGCCACCCTGACCACCGAGATCGCCCGGCTCAGCGAGCGCACCGGGCGCGTCCGCCTGGCCCCCCAGGCCTGGGCTCTCGGCGTCACCAACGACAACGTCAAGCCCTTCGTCAGCACGGCGATCGGCACGATCCGCGCGCGCTGGGCCGAATATGCCGAACGGATGCGCGCGGCGGGCTGGCTACCGCCCGACGCGGATACCGAGGCCGTCGCCAAGGCCCTGATCGGGATCCTGCCCGGCTTCATGTTGCAACACCTGCTGCTCGGCGACACCACTCCCGACGATCTGGCGCGGGGCCTGAATGTGATCTTGCCGGACTACCGGCGCATCGCGGAGTCGCACGAATAA
- a CDS encoding NADP-dependent oxidoreductase, with product MAQAVRFDRYGDVDVLNVVEVPDPVPGSGQVAVDVVAAGINPGEAKIRSGALHEVFPAAFPSGEGSDFAGRIAVVGAGVSGLAAGDEVVGFTNERASHATRVVVGADQVTPKPAGLSWDVAGSLFVAGTTAFAAVRAVAAKEGDTVAVSAAAGGVGSIAVQLLRARGATVIGIAGAGNQDWLRARGVVPVEHGDGLADRIRAAAPGGVDAFLDFHGSGYVDLALALGVRPERVDTVVDVAAVQQYGVKAEGNGAADTIDVVAELAELAAAGTLDIPIAATYPLAQVREAYREIERGHTRGKIVLHP from the coding sequence ATGGCGCAGGCGGTCAGGTTCGATCGGTACGGCGATGTCGATGTGCTGAACGTCGTCGAGGTGCCGGATCCGGTGCCCGGGTCCGGGCAGGTCGCGGTCGACGTGGTCGCGGCCGGAATCAATCCGGGCGAGGCCAAGATTCGCAGCGGTGCGCTGCACGAGGTCTTTCCTGCGGCGTTCCCGTCCGGGGAGGGCAGCGATTTCGCGGGGCGGATCGCCGTCGTCGGGGCGGGCGTGAGCGGGCTCGCGGCCGGCGACGAGGTCGTCGGGTTCACCAACGAGCGGGCCTCGCATGCGACGCGGGTCGTGGTCGGGGCGGATCAGGTGACGCCCAAGCCGGCCGGGCTCTCCTGGGACGTCGCGGGGTCGCTGTTCGTGGCGGGCACGACGGCGTTCGCGGCGGTCCGGGCGGTGGCGGCGAAGGAGGGCGACACGGTCGCCGTCTCGGCCGCCGCCGGGGGGGTGGGATCCATTGCGGTGCAACTGCTTCGGGCCCGCGGCGCGACGGTGATCGGGATCGCCGGCGCGGGCAACCAGGACTGGCTGCGCGCGCGGGGTGTCGTCCCGGTCGAGCACGGCGACGGGCTCGCCGACCGCATCCGGGCGGCGGCGCCCGGCGGCGTCGACGCCTTCCTCGACTTCCACGGCTCCGGATACGTCGACCTCGCCCTCGCGCTCGGCGTGCGCCCCGAGCGCGTCGATACCGTCGTCGATGTCGCCGCCGTCCAGCAGTACGGAGTCAAGGCCGAGGGCAACGGCGCCGCCGACACCATCGACGTGGTCGCCGAACTGGCCGAGCTGGCGGCCGCGGGCACCCTGGACATCCCGATCGCCGCCACCTACCCGCTCGCCCAGGTGCGCGAGGCCTACCGCGAGATCGAGCGCGGCCACACCCGCGGCAAGATCGTCCTGCATCCCTGA
- the recO gene encoding DNA repair protein RecO: MRLYRDHAVVLRQHKLGEADRIVTLLTREHGLVRAVAKGVRRTRSKFGARLEPFAYVDIQLYPGRNLDTVTQVHTVETFAADIVADYGRYTTACAVLETAERLAGEERAPAPRLHTLTAGALRAIAAGQRPHELILDAFLLRAMGFAGWSPALDECARCATPGPHRAFHVAAGGAVCVHCRPPGSATPALGVLDLMGALYRGEWAGVEAVPESVRRQASGLTAAHLQWHLERQLRTLPLIERSRPHGVLEESRVG; encoded by the coding sequence GTGCGTTTGTATCGGGACCATGCGGTGGTGCTGCGCCAGCACAAGCTGGGGGAGGCGGATCGCATCGTCACGCTGCTCACGCGCGAGCACGGATTGGTGCGGGCGGTGGCCAAGGGGGTGCGCCGCACCCGGTCGAAGTTCGGGGCCCGGCTGGAGCCGTTCGCCTACGTCGACATCCAGCTGTACCCGGGGCGCAATCTCGACACCGTCACCCAGGTGCACACGGTGGAGACGTTCGCGGCCGATATCGTCGCCGACTACGGCCGCTACACCACGGCGTGCGCGGTGCTGGAGACCGCCGAGCGGCTGGCCGGTGAGGAGCGCGCCCCGGCGCCGCGGCTGCACACCCTGACCGCGGGCGCCCTGCGCGCGATCGCCGCCGGGCAGCGCCCGCACGAGCTGATCCTGGACGCATTCCTGTTGCGGGCCATGGGTTTCGCGGGCTGGTCCCCGGCGCTGGACGAGTGCGCCCGCTGCGCCACCCCCGGCCCGCACCGGGCCTTCCACGTCGCGGCCGGGGGAGCGGTGTGCGTGCACTGCCGCCCGCCGGGGTCGGCGACCCCGGCGCTGGGCGTGCTGGATCTGATGGGCGCTCTCTATCGCGGCGAATGGGCGGGTGTCGAGGCGGTGCCCGAATCGGTCCGCCGCCAGGCCAGCGGCCTGACGGCCGCCCACCTGCAGTGGCATCTGGAGCGCCAGCTGCGCACCCTGCCGCTCATCGAGCGCTCCCGGCCGCACGGTGTGCTGGAGGAGAGCCGCGTCGGCTGA
- a CDS encoding amidase, with the protein MTTASARDLGLAELAAALGRGATSSVAVTADTLDRIEASGPTLNAFRVVRREGALAEAAEADRRLAAGDRLPLLGVPIAIKDDTDIAGEPTAFGCGGQFPAKTEDGEPVRRLRAAGAVIVGKTNTCEIGQWPFTDAAAFGYTRNPWHAEHTPGGSSGGSAAAVAAGLVPAALGSDGGGSVRIPASWTNLVGIKPQRGRISTWPLAESFNGLTVNGTLTRTVADGALLLDVAAGPHDGDRHTPPAVTVSEAVGRDPGRLRIALSLRIPFTATRTTLDPGVAARVHTTAAALRKLGHEVTVADLHYGILVGAGFLSRSMTGIRARLAGMPEAEVDRRTRFNSALGLLLGPTLFATRATEPLLHRRIGRFFDDYDLVLAPTTATPPPSVHAMDGLGVSATDALVTASCPYTWPWNVLGWPSIDVPAGFTDTGLPVGAQLMGPANSEPLLVSVAAQLESELHWERHRPEPWWEQT; encoded by the coding sequence ATGACGACGGCCTCGGCGCGTGACCTCGGACTCGCCGAGCTGGCGGCCGCGCTCGGCCGGGGCGCGACCAGTTCGGTGGCGGTGACCGCCGACACCCTCGACCGGATCGAGGCCAGCGGTCCGACGCTCAACGCCTTCCGCGTGGTGCGCCGCGAGGGCGCCCTCGCCGAGGCCGCCGAGGCGGACCGCCGGCTCGCCGCCGGTGACCGCCTGCCGCTGCTCGGCGTGCCGATCGCGATCAAGGACGACACCGATATCGCCGGGGAGCCAACGGCTTTCGGCTGCGGTGGACAGTTCCCGGCGAAGACCGAGGACGGCGAACCGGTGCGCAGGCTGCGCGCGGCGGGCGCGGTGATCGTCGGCAAGACCAACACCTGCGAGATCGGCCAGTGGCCGTTCACCGACGCGGCGGCCTTCGGCTACACCCGCAATCCCTGGCACGCCGAGCACACACCGGGCGGATCCTCGGGCGGTTCGGCGGCGGCGGTCGCGGCCGGATTGGTGCCCGCCGCACTGGGTTCCGACGGCGGCGGCTCGGTGCGCATCCCGGCGTCCTGGACGAATCTGGTCGGGATCAAGCCGCAGCGCGGCCGCATCTCCACCTGGCCACTGGCCGAATCGTTCAACGGACTCACCGTGAACGGCACGCTGACCCGCACGGTCGCCGACGGGGCGCTGCTGCTCGACGTCGCGGCCGGACCGCACGACGGCGATAGGCACACCCCGCCGGCGGTGACAGTGTCCGAGGCGGTCGGGCGCGACCCGGGACGGCTGAGAATCGCTCTCTCGCTGCGCATTCCGTTCACCGCCACCAGGACCACCCTCGATCCCGGCGTAGCCGCCCGGGTGCACACGACCGCGGCAGCCCTGCGCAAGCTCGGGCACGAGGTGACGGTCGCCGACCTGCACTACGGCATCCTGGTGGGCGCCGGCTTCCTCTCCCGTTCGATGACCGGAATCCGGGCAAGGCTGGCCGGTATGCCCGAGGCCGAGGTGGATCGGCGCACGCGATTCAACTCCGCACTGGGCCTACTGCTCGGGCCGACACTGTTTGCCACACGCGCCACGGAACCGTTGCTGCACAGGCGAATCGGGCGCTTCTTCGACGACTACGACCTCGTCCTGGCGCCCACCACGGCCACCCCACCTCCCTCGGTGCACGCGATGGACGGCCTCGGCGTCTCAGCCACCGACGCCCTGGTCACCGCCTCCTGCCCCTACACCTGGCCGTGGAATGTGCTGGGCTGGCCCAGTATCGACGTCCCCGCCGGATTCACCGACACGGGCCTGCCGGTCGGCGCCCAGCTGATGGGCCCGGCGAACTCCGAACCCCTGCTGGTTTCCGTTGCCGCGCAACTGGAATCGGAACTACACTGGGAGCGCCACCGCCCCGAGCCCTGGTGGGAGCAAACATGA
- a CDS encoding Fur family transcriptional regulator, giving the protein MPDNTGTTEKTVGIRSTRQRSAIAALLGDIEEFRSAQELHDELRRRGEGIGLTTVYRTLQSLAEAGKVDVLRTDTGESVYRQCSNGHHHHLVCRHCGRTVEVEGPTVEAWAESVANQHGFTEISHTMEIFGTCRRCAAVRDGRPAHA; this is encoded by the coding sequence GTGCCGGACAACACGGGCACAACCGAGAAGACTGTCGGTATCCGCAGTACCCGGCAGCGCAGCGCGATCGCCGCGCTGCTCGGTGATATCGAAGAGTTCCGCTCCGCCCAGGAGTTGCACGACGAACTACGCCGCCGTGGCGAAGGAATCGGCCTGACCACCGTCTACCGGACGCTGCAGTCGCTGGCCGAGGCGGGCAAGGTGGACGTGCTGCGCACCGACACCGGTGAATCGGTCTACCGCCAGTGCTCCAACGGCCATCACCACCACCTGGTGTGCCGCCACTGCGGCCGCACGGTGGAGGTCGAGGGCCCGACCGTGGAGGCCTGGGCCGAATCCGTCGCCAACCAGCACGGCTTCACCGAGATCAGCCACACGATGGAGATATTCGGTACCTGCCGCCGGTGCGCCGCCGTCCGCGACGGCCGCCCGGCCCACGCCTGA